Proteins encoded together in one Deltaproteobacteria bacterium PRO3 window:
- a CDS encoding pyridoxal-phosphate dependent enzyme, translating to DTTPQGKQERLRGLGATVVTTGEQPWRGYEEARDWALRYVFERNLYLQRSFDIEGALRYVHGFEDVIPGQGVAGFEILEGMRALPESVRERLARATFLLPTGGGGLTAGVGTVLRRHLPEARVIAVVSAEAPALHFSLIEGRRSEVYLNEKGLCDSGIGLTIPGARPFELIREGLHGSLAVGDAWVGEAMRRIHRHEGLVVEGSAATGLAAVLSGRLPELGLDPKNPVVTILTGSNIDPARHAGVMRGAEGSGEGR from the coding sequence CGACACGACCCCGCAAGGGAAGCAGGAGCGCCTGCGCGGGCTGGGCGCCACGGTCGTCACCACCGGCGAGCAGCCCTGGCGCGGCTACGAGGAGGCCCGCGACTGGGCCCTGCGCTACGTCTTCGAGCGCAATCTCTATCTTCAGCGGAGTTTTGATATCGAAGGCGCCCTGCGCTACGTTCACGGCTTCGAGGACGTGATCCCGGGGCAGGGCGTGGCGGGCTTCGAAATCCTGGAGGGGATGCGCGCACTGCCCGAATCCGTCCGCGAGCGATTGGCGCGGGCGACCTTCCTCCTGCCGACGGGCGGCGGGGGACTGACCGCCGGCGTCGGTACGGTGCTGCGCCGGCACCTGCCCGAGGCGCGTGTGATCGCGGTCGTCTCCGCGGAGGCGCCGGCCCTGCATTTTTCCCTGATCGAGGGACGGCGCAGCGAGGTGTACTTGAACGAGAAGGGGCTCTGCGACAGTGGGATCGGCCTGACCATCCCCGGGGCGCGGCCCTTCGAGCTGATCCGCGAAGGCCTGCATGGCTCGCTGGCCGTCGGCGACGCCTGGGTCGGCGAGGCGATGCGGCGGATTCACCGCCACGAGGGCCTCGTGGTAGAGGGCAGCGCGGCGACGGGCCTGGCCGCGGTCCTAAGTGGGCGCCTGCCGGAGTTGGGCCTGGATCCCAAGAACCCCGTCGTCACCATTCTCACCGGCTCCAACATCGACCCGGCCCGGCATGCGGGGGTGATGCGCGGGGCGGAGGGGTCCGGTGAGGGGCGGTGA
- a CDS encoding alanine--glyoxylate aminotransferase family protein, protein MYRYRLMAPGPTPVPESVLTKMALPIIHHRTEAFEKVVAEVREGLKWLYQTQNEVLIFAASGTGAMEGAVVNLLSKNDRALVVDGGKFGERWWKICKAYGIAHDVIKVEWGQAVDVKAIEAKLKEHDYRAVFLQASETSTGVAHPVEAVARIVKNMPNTALVVDAITALGVVNIPTDAWGIDVLITGSQKALMLPPGLAFASVSKKALALCEKSDLPKFYFDFKRERKSIQENTTAWTPAVSLILGLQEVLRLMKQEGLENLFKRHALQAKATREGLKAMGLKLFAPAAPSDAVTAAYSPEGMDAGKIVKTLKNKFNMTIAGGQDQAKGKIFRIGHLGYYDPMDILNVLAAVESALIEHGHKIAPGVGLGAAMQVLMEK, encoded by the coding sequence ATGTACCGCTACCGCCTGATGGCCCCCGGACCCACCCCCGTCCCCGAATCGGTCTTGACCAAAATGGCCCTGCCCATCATCCATCACCGCACCGAGGCCTTCGAGAAGGTGGTCGCGGAGGTGCGCGAGGGGCTCAAGTGGCTCTACCAGACGCAAAACGAGGTTCTGATCTTCGCGGCCAGCGGCACCGGCGCGATGGAAGGAGCGGTGGTCAATCTGCTCTCGAAGAACGACCGCGCCCTGGTCGTCGACGGCGGAAAGTTCGGCGAGCGCTGGTGGAAGATCTGCAAGGCCTACGGCATCGCCCACGACGTGATCAAGGTGGAGTGGGGCCAGGCGGTCGACGTGAAGGCGATCGAAGCCAAACTCAAAGAACACGACTACCGCGCGGTCTTCCTGCAGGCCTCCGAGACCTCGACCGGCGTCGCGCACCCCGTCGAGGCGGTGGCGAGGATCGTCAAAAATATGCCCAACACCGCGCTGGTGGTCGACGCCATCACCGCCCTGGGCGTGGTCAATATCCCGACCGACGCTTGGGGCATCGACGTCCTGATCACCGGCTCGCAGAAGGCCCTGATGCTGCCGCCGGGCCTGGCCTTCGCCTCGGTCAGCAAGAAGGCGCTGGCGCTCTGCGAGAAGAGCGACCTCCCGAAGTTTTATTTCGACTTCAAGCGCGAGCGGAAGTCCATTCAAGAGAACACCACCGCCTGGACCCCCGCGGTCTCGCTGATCCTCGGCTTGCAAGAGGTGCTGAGGCTGATGAAGCAGGAGGGCTTGGAAAATCTCTTCAAGCGCCACGCCCTCCAGGCCAAGGCGACGCGCGAGGGGCTGAAGGCGATGGGGCTCAAGCTCTTCGCGCCGGCCGCGCCCTCCGATGCCGTCACCGCCGCCTATTCGCCCGAGGGCATGGACGCCGGCAAGATCGTCAAGACGCTCAAGAACAAGTTCAACATGACCATCGCGGGCGGGCAGGACCAGGCCAAGGGCAAGATCTTCCGCATCGGGCACCTCGGCTACTACGACCCGATGGACATCCTGAACGTCCTGGCGGCGGTCGAGTCGGCGCTGATCGAGCACGGCCACAAGATCGCGCCGGGGGTCGGTCTCGGCGCCGCGATGCAAGTGCTCATGGAGAAATAA
- a CDS encoding phosphoglycerate dehydrogenase, giving the protein MPKVLVSDKLSEEGLKILRSGPGLEVDVKTELKPEELEKIIPDYDALIIRSNTKVTAALLEKAKNLKIVGRAGIGVDNVDCVAASKHGIIVENTPSGNATTTAEQAVAMMFAVSRMIPQATMSMKEGKWDKKSFVGRELTNKVLGVIGVGNIGKIVAERALGLKMKVIGFDPFLTAEAAAQMGIELVSLDELFRRSDYITIHVPLTDKTRNLINKDSFAKMKKGVFLINCARGGIVNEADLLAALEEGKVGGAGLDVFEKEPPPADYALIKHPRVVCTPHLGASTDEAQLNVAIEVAEQIVNYFATGEVKNAVNFPSISGELAKILKPYLLLTEKMGLLQGQLAEGTPQQITIEYTGEITKYPLAPMTVCVLKGLLQPMLEDVSVNYVNSPVIAKERGIKVVEAKTQEALDFASLVTVTLETSAGKRIVSGTTFGKTHPRIVRIDDFYLEAVPAGTILVVRNQDRPGVIGNIGTLLGKNKVNISRMQLGLLRETGEALALYNVDEHVPDEVLKELKALPNILSVKEVKL; this is encoded by the coding sequence ATGCCCAAGGTATTAGTCAGCGACAAGCTCAGCGAAGAGGGCCTCAAGATCCTGCGCTCCGGCCCCGGCCTCGAGGTCGACGTGAAGACCGAGCTCAAGCCGGAAGAGCTCGAGAAGATCATTCCCGACTACGACGCCCTGATCATTCGCTCCAACACCAAGGTGACGGCCGCGCTGCTCGAGAAGGCGAAGAACCTCAAGATCGTCGGCCGCGCCGGCATCGGCGTCGACAACGTGGACTGCGTGGCCGCCAGCAAGCACGGCATCATCGTCGAGAACACCCCCAGCGGCAATGCCACCACCACGGCCGAGCAGGCCGTCGCGATGATGTTCGCCGTCTCGCGCATGATCCCCCAGGCGACCATGTCGATGAAGGAAGGAAAGTGGGACAAGAAGAGCTTCGTCGGTCGCGAGCTCACCAACAAGGTCTTGGGCGTGATCGGTGTCGGCAACATCGGCAAGATCGTCGCCGAACGGGCCCTGGGCCTCAAGATGAAGGTGATCGGCTTCGACCCCTTCCTCACCGCCGAGGCGGCCGCCCAGATGGGCATCGAATTGGTTTCGCTGGACGAGCTGTTCCGCCGCTCGGACTACATCACGATCCACGTGCCGCTTACCGACAAGACCCGCAACCTGATCAACAAGGACTCCTTCGCCAAGATGAAGAAGGGAGTCTTCCTGATCAATTGCGCCCGCGGCGGCATCGTCAACGAGGCCGACCTCCTGGCCGCCCTGGAAGAGGGCAAGGTCGGCGGCGCCGGCCTGGACGTCTTCGAGAAGGAGCCGCCTCCGGCGGATTACGCCCTGATCAAGCACCCGCGGGTCGTTTGCACGCCGCACCTGGGCGCCTCCACCGACGAGGCCCAGCTCAACGTCGCGATCGAGGTGGCCGAACAGATCGTCAATTACTTCGCCACCGGCGAGGTTAAGAACGCGGTCAATTTCCCAAGTATTTCCGGGGAATTGGCGAAGATTCTGAAACCGTATCTTTTGCTTACCGAGAAGATGGGCCTGCTCCAGGGCCAGCTGGCCGAGGGCACGCCGCAGCAGATCACGATCGAGTACACGGGCGAGATCACCAAGTACCCGCTGGCGCCGATGACGGTCTGCGTGCTGAAGGGCCTGCTGCAGCCGATGCTGGAGGACGTCAGCGTCAACTACGTCAATTCTCCGGTCATCGCGAAGGAGCGCGGTATCAAGGTGGTGGAGGCCAAGACCCAGGAGGCGCTGGACTTCGCGAGCCTGGTCACGGTCACCCTCGAGACCAGCGCCGGCAAGCGCATCGTCTCGGGGACGACCTTCGGCAAGACCCACCCCCGCATCGTGCGCATCGACGATTTCTACCTCGAGGCGGTCCCCGCGGGGACGATCCTGGTGGTCCGCAACCAGGACAGGCCCGGCGTCATCGGCAACATCGGCACCCTGCTGGGCAAGAACAAGGTCAATATCTCACGCATGCAGTTGGGCCTGCTGCGCGAGACGGGCGAGGCCCTGGCGCTCTACAACGTCGACGAGCACGTGCCCGACGAGGTCTTGAAGGAGCTGAAGGCCCTGCCGAACATCCTGTCCGTCAAAGAGGTTAAATTATAA
- a CDS encoding adenylosuccinate synthase, which yields MSNVVIVGTQWGDEGKGKIVDFFTSNADAVVRFQGGNNAGHTLVVDGKKTILHLIPSGVLHPKKVCVIGNGVVVDPKVLLQEIQALKKAGYLKKPDTLRISNLAHVILPYHQSIDLLREAAKGDAKIGTTGRGIGPCYEDKVARRGVRIADFVDPDIFAARLKALLPERNAYIEQVLKGKTFDAEALLKEYLPLAKAIRPYVDDVGELLQNWVRKDWKLLFEGAQGTSLDVDHGTYPYVTSSNTVAGYASCGSGLGPTQIDQVVGIAKAYTTRVGSGPFPTELEDKTGEYLREKGGEFGSTTGRPRRCGWLDLVVIRHAMRANGLTSLVLTKLDVLSGLKKIRICTGYRLGAKVLKTVPATVEDLQEVKPIYVEVPGWSEDLTGVTRWKQMPKAAKKYVERVERLLELPMTSVSVGPSRQQHIVLKNPFK from the coding sequence ATGTCCAACGTCGTAATCGTAGGCACTCAATGGGGCGATGAGGGGAAGGGGAAGATCGTCGACTTCTTCACCTCCAACGCCGACGCCGTCGTCCGTTTCCAGGGCGGCAACAACGCGGGTCACACCCTGGTGGTGGACGGGAAGAAGACCATCCTGCACTTGATTCCCTCCGGCGTCCTACACCCCAAGAAGGTCTGCGTCATCGGCAACGGCGTGGTGGTCGATCCCAAGGTGCTTTTGCAGGAGATCCAGGCCTTGAAGAAGGCCGGCTACCTCAAGAAGCCGGACACGCTGCGGATCAGCAACCTGGCCCACGTCATCCTGCCTTACCACCAGTCCATCGACTTGCTGCGCGAGGCCGCGAAGGGCGACGCGAAGATCGGCACGACGGGCCGGGGCATCGGCCCCTGCTACGAGGACAAGGTCGCCCGGCGCGGCGTCCGCATCGCGGATTTCGTCGATCCGGACATCTTCGCCGCGCGGCTCAAGGCCCTGCTGCCCGAGCGCAACGCCTATATCGAGCAAGTCTTGAAGGGGAAGACCTTCGACGCCGAGGCCCTGCTCAAGGAATACCTGCCGCTCGCCAAGGCGATACGCCCCTATGTCGACGACGTGGGAGAACTGCTGCAGAACTGGGTGCGCAAGGATTGGAAGCTGCTTTTCGAGGGCGCCCAGGGCACCAGCCTGGACGTCGACCACGGCACTTACCCCTACGTGACCTCCAGCAACACGGTGGCGGGCTACGCCTCCTGCGGCAGCGGCCTGGGCCCGACGCAGATCGACCAAGTGGTCGGCATCGCCAAGGCCTACACCACGCGGGTCGGCAGCGGACCCTTTCCCACGGAGTTGGAGGACAAGACCGGCGAGTACCTGCGCGAGAAGGGCGGGGAGTTCGGCTCGACGACGGGCCGTCCGCGGCGCTGCGGCTGGCTGGACCTGGTCGTGATCCGCCACGCGATGCGCGCCAACGGCCTGACGTCGTTGGTGTTGACCAAGCTCGACGTCTTGAGCGGCCTCAAAAAGATCCGCATCTGCACCGGCTATCGCCTGGGCGCCAAGGTCCTGAAGACGGTCCCGGCCACGGTGGAGGACTTGCAAGAGGTAAAGCCGATCTACGTGGAAGTCCCCGGCTGGTCCGAGGACCTGACCGGCGTGACGCGGTGGAAGCAGATGCCGAAGGCCGCCAAAAAATACGTCGAGCGGGTCGAGAGGCTGCTCGAGCTGCCGATGACCTCGGTCTCGGTGGGGCCCTCTCGGCAGCAGCATATCGTGCTGAAGAATCCCTTTAAATAA
- a CDS encoding M3 family oligoendopeptidase has product MSDVQDPIVSVVRKLKRRTNRYFHDYQEKLSGAATEKFLSGVLAEVEQAKALPAWEAALGRWNEVKAHIETHFELVQLAFQRFTENPEVEAEERRLREEVEPVYSIWNAKVREKFLASPERKALEAKHGKQFFAQLQLAQDAFDPKNVELETKLNKVLADYTKLSGGACFEVEGKTYPLAHIKKFSSSPRPELRRDSYRSYSGWFLKNKPALEAIYDEAVQYRDAMAKTLGHPDFIPLAYQKMRRLDYGPEDVRVFREEIREVMVPLAVKIRERQAKSLGLARMQAWDLDYFPEWKTGELKVSIPQQTRAGLSVYQKLSPRLAEHFQRMIDWDLIDVPARVGKAPGAFCTGFYDYRVPYIFLNSVGEAADVTTLLHECGHAFQAWESRDIELIELSHPTLEACEVHSMGMEFLAQPYYGEFFSEQDADAFRKKHLAESILLLPYIAMVDEFQHRVYSGEARGEAGRARAWEELENKYMPGIDFGDLQAWKRSRWIRQLHIFQVPFYYIDYAIAQVGAWQLWTQSLRDKEAALDNYLNLCKLGGTLPLKEFFAAGKLLLPFQKGVLKGLMAEIERIEPLY; this is encoded by the coding sequence ATGTCCGATGTACAAGATCCCATCGTCTCGGTCGTCCGCAAGCTGAAGCGCCGGACGAATCGCTACTTCCACGACTACCAAGAAAAGCTGAGCGGCGCCGCCACCGAAAAATTCCTAAGCGGAGTCCTAGCCGAGGTCGAGCAGGCCAAGGCGCTGCCCGCCTGGGAGGCCGCCCTGGGCCGTTGGAACGAAGTCAAGGCCCACATCGAGACGCATTTCGAGCTGGTGCAATTGGCCTTCCAGCGCTTCACCGAAAACCCCGAGGTCGAGGCCGAAGAGCGGCGCCTAAGAGAAGAGGTCGAGCCCGTCTACTCGATCTGGAACGCCAAGGTCCGAGAGAAGTTCCTGGCCTCTCCGGAGCGAAAGGCCCTCGAGGCCAAGCACGGCAAGCAGTTCTTCGCCCAGCTGCAGTTGGCCCAGGACGCCTTCGACCCGAAGAACGTCGAGCTCGAGACCAAGCTCAACAAGGTCTTGGCGGATTACACCAAGCTGAGCGGGGGCGCCTGCTTCGAGGTGGAGGGGAAGACCTACCCCCTGGCCCACATCAAGAAGTTCTCCTCCTCGCCGCGCCCCGAGCTGAGGCGCGACAGCTACCGCAGCTACAGCGGCTGGTTTCTCAAGAACAAACCCGCCCTCGAGGCGATCTACGACGAGGCCGTCCAATACCGCGACGCCATGGCCAAGACCCTCGGCCACCCCGACTTCATCCCGCTGGCCTACCAAAAGATGCGCCGTCTCGACTACGGCCCCGAGGACGTGCGGGTCTTCCGCGAGGAGATCCGTGAGGTGATGGTGCCTCTGGCGGTGAAGATCCGCGAGCGCCAGGCCAAATCCCTGGGGCTTGCGCGGATGCAGGCCTGGGACCTGGATTATTTTCCGGAGTGGAAGACCGGCGAGCTCAAGGTCTCGATTCCCCAGCAGACCCGCGCGGGCCTGAGCGTCTACCAAAAGCTCTCCCCGCGCCTGGCCGAGCACTTCCAGCGGATGATTGACTGGGACCTGATCGACGTCCCCGCCCGCGTCGGCAAGGCGCCCGGCGCCTTCTGCACGGGGTTTTACGATTACCGGGTCCCGTATATCTTTTTGAACAGCGTCGGCGAAGCCGCCGACGTGACGACCCTGCTGCACGAGTGCGGCCACGCCTTCCAGGCCTGGGAGAGCCGCGACATCGAGCTGATCGAGCTCAGCCACCCGACGCTGGAGGCCTGCGAGGTGCATTCGATGGGGATGGAATTCCTGGCCCAGCCTTATTACGGAGAATTCTTTTCCGAACAGGACGCCGACGCCTTCCGCAAAAAGCACCTGGCCGAGAGCATCCTACTTTTGCCCTACATCGCGATGGTCGACGAGTTTCAGCACCGCGTCTATTCCGGCGAGGCGAGGGGCGAGGCGGGCCGGGCGCGCGCCTGGGAAGAGCTGGAAAACAAATACATGCCGGGCATCGACTTCGGCGACCTGCAGGCCTGGAAGCGCAGCCGCTGGATCCGCCAGCTGCACATCTTCCAGGTGCCCTTCTATTATATCGATTACGCCATCGCCCAGGTCGGGGCCTGGCAGCTCTGGACCCAGAGCCTCCGCGACAAAGAGGCCGCCCTGGACAATTATCTCAATCTCTGCAAGCTCGGCGGCACCCTCCCGCTGAAGGAGTTTTTCGCCGCCGGAAAATTGCTGCTGCCTTTCCAAAAAGGCGTGCTAAAGGGCCTGATGGCCGAGATCGAGCGGATCGAGCCCCTGTATTAA
- the acs gene encoding acetate--CoA ligase, which translates to MSETSIQNVFSDHRVFDVKARGEGAPLLPDLEAYRRLYQASIEDPEKFWGGVAEGFEWFQKWDRILRYDWGDKIEVAWFEGAKTNLSLNCLDRHLKSRGDKLALIWEGNRPGETKSFTYRQLHREVCRLANALKALGVRKGDRVAIYMGMVPELAMALLACARLGATHNVIFGGFSVESLKERILDCRAEFLLTADGLFRGEKSVSLKYVADKALAACEAAGHKLIASLVLRRTGEEIDMVEGRDYEWSELIALQEDEIDPQPMDAEDPLFILYTSGSTGKPKGVLHTTAGYMVQVATTFKYVFDYRESDVFWCTADVGWVTGHSYLVYGPLLNGATTVMFEGIPTYPAVDRFWETIDRHKVTIFYTAPTAIRSLMRSGEAPVQKHSLESLRILGTVGEPINPEAWVWYFNTVGKGRCPVVDTWWQTETGAIMVSPLAGAMPLKPGSAALPFFGVQPKILRENGQPCGPNEGGLFVIEAPWPAMIRGVYGQPERVKQTYFSKFPGKYFAGDGARCDADGYYWFLGRMDDVLKVSGHRLGTAELESAFVKNPDVAETAVVGFPHPIKGEGIYAFITLKEGVQPSRGLRRELIQHIASEVGPIAKPDHIQFTPALPKTRSGKILRRVLRKIASGEVDDLGDTTTLADPNVVQQLLEGARAEVDEEK; encoded by the coding sequence ATGAGCGAAACCTCCATCCAAAACGTCTTCAGCGACCACCGCGTCTTCGACGTGAAGGCGCGCGGCGAGGGCGCTCCGCTTCTGCCCGACCTCGAGGCCTATCGCCGGCTCTACCAGGCTTCTATAGAAGACCCCGAGAAATTTTGGGGCGGCGTCGCGGAGGGCTTCGAGTGGTTCCAGAAGTGGGACCGCATCCTGCGCTACGACTGGGGCGACAAGATCGAGGTGGCCTGGTTCGAGGGCGCCAAAACCAATTTGAGCCTCAACTGCCTCGACCGGCATCTGAAGTCCCGAGGCGACAAGCTCGCCCTGATCTGGGAGGGCAACCGCCCCGGCGAGACGAAGAGCTTCACCTACCGCCAGCTGCACCGCGAGGTCTGCCGCCTGGCCAACGCGCTGAAGGCCCTGGGGGTCCGGAAGGGCGACCGCGTGGCCATTTATATGGGCATGGTCCCCGAGCTGGCGATGGCGCTCTTGGCCTGTGCGCGATTGGGGGCGACCCACAACGTCATCTTCGGCGGCTTCTCCGTCGAATCGCTCAAAGAGCGCATCCTCGACTGCCGCGCCGAGTTCCTGCTCACCGCCGACGGCCTGTTTCGCGGCGAGAAGTCGGTCTCTTTGAAATACGTCGCCGACAAGGCCCTCGCGGCCTGCGAGGCGGCGGGACACAAGCTGATCGCCTCGCTGGTCCTGCGCCGCACCGGCGAGGAGATCGACATGGTCGAAGGCCGCGACTACGAGTGGAGCGAGCTGATCGCCCTCCAGGAGGACGAGATCGACCCCCAGCCCATGGACGCCGAGGACCCGCTCTTCATCCTCTACACCAGCGGTTCGACGGGCAAGCCCAAGGGCGTCCTGCACACGACCGCCGGCTACATGGTGCAGGTGGCGACGACCTTCAAATACGTCTTCGATTACCGCGAGAGCGACGTCTTCTGGTGCACCGCGGACGTGGGTTGGGTGACGGGGCACAGCTACCTGGTCTACGGGCCACTGCTCAACGGCGCTACCACGGTGATGTTCGAGGGAATTCCGACCTACCCGGCGGTCGACCGCTTTTGGGAGACGATCGACCGCCATAAAGTCACCATTTTCTACACCGCGCCCACCGCGATCCGCTCGCTGATGCGCTCGGGCGAGGCGCCGGTGCAAAAACATTCCCTCGAGAGCCTGCGCATCCTGGGCACGGTGGGCGAGCCCATCAACCCCGAGGCCTGGGTCTGGTATTTTAATACGGTGGGGAAGGGGCGCTGCCCGGTGGTCGATACCTGGTGGCAGACCGAGACGGGGGCGATCATGGTCAGCCCCTTGGCGGGCGCGATGCCGCTGAAGCCCGGCTCGGCGGCGCTGCCCTTCTTCGGCGTCCAGCCCAAGATCCTGCGCGAGAACGGCCAGCCCTGCGGCCCCAACGAGGGCGGTCTCTTCGTGATCGAGGCGCCCTGGCCCGCGATGATCCGCGGCGTCTACGGCCAGCCGGAGCGGGTGAAGCAGACCTATTTTTCCAAATTTCCCGGGAAGTATTTCGCCGGCGACGGCGCCCGCTGCGACGCCGACGGCTACTACTGGTTTCTCGGCCGGATGGACGACGTCCTCAAGGTCTCGGGGCACCGCCTCGGCACCGCCGAGCTGGAGAGCGCCTTCGTGAAGAACCCCGACGTCGCCGAGACGGCGGTGGTGGGCTTCCCGCACCCGATCAAGGGCGAGGGCATCTACGCCTTCATCACCCTGAAGGAGGGCGTGCAGCCCTCGCGCGGCCTGCGCCGCGAGCTGATTCAGCACATCGCGAGCGAGGTCGGCCCCATCGCCAAGCCGGACCACATCCAATTTACGCCCGCCCTGCCCAAGACCCGCAGCGGCAAGATCCTGCGGCGGGTTCTGCGCAAGATCGCCTCGGGCGAGGTCGACGACCTGGGCGACACGACGACGCTCGCCGATCCCAACGTCGTGCAGCAGCTGCTGGAAGGCGCCCGGGCCGAGGTCGACGAGGAAAAATAG
- a CDS encoding thioredoxin domain-containing protein: protein MVEKSNRLKFEKSPYLLQHKDNPVHWQAWGEEAFRAAREENKPIFLSIGYSTCHWCHVMEHESFETQEVADVLNRDFIPIKVDREERPDVDDIYMSALHAMRQRGGWPLSMFLTPELKPFYGGTYWPKPLFLNVLGQVAKVWREAPGQVFETGDSIVEYLKLQKSAQAEGVGLSEDVFGAFFRQSLMSFDPAWGGFGQAPKFPHANQLSMLLRIWRRGGEPRALEMVKFTLDKMARGGIYDHLGYGFARYSTDARWLIPHFEKMLYDNAQLAVAYLEGFRATQEPMFRRVAQETLDYVLRVMTDPEGGFYSAEDADSEGEEGKFYVWTFEELSEVLTRDELDHFCRVYQVTPGGNFEHGTNNLSLAVEFGWAEKDHPLIRSASEKLFKIREARVHPHKDDKILTAWNGLMIRAMAMGWQVLGDKKYLEAAHRAMEFLKKKLAPQGDLLARYRDGEGRFAARLDDYAYLIQSLIELYQCDFRPEVLSWALDLQRRQDAKFWDAAGGAYFFTDGSDPSLLVRGKEGSDGALPNANAVAAANLLRLHDLTLDAAYREKALKTLEVFAPTAAEFPSAFGTLLLAYDYLTDLSSELAVLEGKAGEGAGFFAKLRGGFFPNHVVAAAVEAADFPPLLQNRRAQGGKTTYYLCRDHACQAPTQDGEEILAKLAECARYDLEAQKD, encoded by the coding sequence ATGGTCGAAAAATCCAACCGTTTGAAGTTCGAAAAGTCCCCCTATCTGCTTCAGCACAAGGACAACCCCGTTCACTGGCAGGCCTGGGGCGAGGAGGCCTTCCGCGCGGCCCGGGAAGAGAACAAGCCGATCTTTCTCAGCATCGGATATTCCACCTGCCACTGGTGCCACGTGATGGAGCACGAGTCCTTCGAGACCCAAGAGGTCGCCGACGTGCTGAACCGCGACTTCATCCCGATCAAGGTCGACCGCGAGGAGCGCCCCGACGTCGACGACATCTACATGTCCGCCTTGCACGCGATGCGCCAGCGGGGCGGCTGGCCGCTCAGCATGTTCCTCACGCCCGAGCTCAAGCCCTTCTACGGCGGTACCTATTGGCCCAAGCCCCTCTTCCTCAACGTGCTGGGCCAGGTCGCCAAGGTCTGGCGCGAGGCGCCCGGGCAGGTCTTCGAGACCGGCGACTCCATCGTCGAGTACCTCAAGCTGCAGAAGTCCGCCCAGGCCGAGGGCGTGGGCCTAAGCGAGGACGTCTTCGGCGCCTTCTTCCGCCAGAGCCTGATGAGCTTCGACCCCGCCTGGGGCGGCTTCGGGCAGGCGCCGAAGTTTCCGCACGCCAACCAACTTTCGATGCTGCTGCGGATCTGGCGACGCGGCGGCGAGCCGCGCGCCCTGGAGATGGTGAAGTTCACCCTCGACAAGATGGCGCGGGGCGGGATCTACGATCACTTGGGCTACGGCTTCGCGCGCTATTCCACCGACGCGCGCTGGCTGATCCCGCACTTCGAAAAGATGCTCTACGACAACGCCCAGCTGGCGGTCGCCTACCTCGAGGGTTTCCGCGCGACGCAAGAGCCGATGTTCCGGCGCGTCGCCCAGGAGACCCTCGACTACGTCCTGCGCGTCATGACCGACCCCGAGGGCGGCTTTTATTCCGCCGAGGACGCCGACAGCGAGGGGGAGGAGGGGAAGTTCTACGTCTGGACCTTCGAGGAGCTGAGCGAAGTCCTGACCCGAGACGAGCTGGATCACTTCTGCCGGGTCTACCAAGTCACTCCCGGCGGCAACTTCGAGCATGGCACGAACAACTTAAGCCTGGCGGTGGAATTCGGCTGGGCCGAGAAAGACCACCCGCTGATCCGTTCGGCGAGCGAGAAGCTCTTCAAGATCCGCGAGGCCCGCGTCCACCCGCACAAGGACGACAAGATCCTCACCGCCTGGAACGGCCTGATGATCCGGGCCATGGCGATGGGCTGGCAGGTCTTGGGAGACAAGAAATACCTCGAGGCGGCGCATCGGGCGATGGAGTTTCTGAAAAAGAAGCTCGCGCCGCAAGGGGATCTCCTGGCCCGCTACCGCGACGGCGAGGGGCGCTTCGCCGCGCGCCTCGACGACTACGCCTACCTGATTCAGAGCCTGATCGAGCTCTACCAGTGCGACTTCCGCCCCGAGGTCCTGAGCTGGGCCCTCGACCTGCAGCGGCGGCAGGACGCGAAGTTTTGGGACGCGGCCGGCGGGGCCTACTTTTTCACCGACGGCAGCGACCCGAGCCTCTTGGTCCGGGGGAAGGAGGGCTCGGACGGCGCCCTGCCCAATGCCAACGCGGTCGCCGCCGCCAACTTGCTGCGGCTCCACGACCTCACCCTGGATGCCGCCTATCGCGAAAAGGCGCTCAAGACCCTCGAAGTCTTCGCCCCGACCGCGGCGGAGTTTCCCTCCGCCTTCGGGACCTTGCTCTTGGCCTACGATTACCTGACCGATCTCTCCAGCGAGCTCGCGGTCCTGGAAGGGAAGGCGGGGGAGGGCGCCGGCTTTTTCGCGAAGCTGCGCGGCGGCTTTTTCCCCAACCACGTCGTCGCCGCCGCCGTGGAGGCTGCGGATTTTCCGCCGCTCTTGCAGAACCGCCGGGCCCAGGGCGGCAAGACCACTTACTATCTCTGCCGCGACCATGCCTGCCAGGCGCCCACTCAGGACGGGGAGGAGATTTTGGCTAAGCTCGCCGAGTGTGCGCGTTACGATTTGGAAGCTCAAAAGGATTAA